TGGCCACGAGCACGCCGAACACCACGCCCTTCAGCAGCCCGATGCCGACATTGAGGAGCGGCAACGTCACTCGCAGCCGCTCGATGAACTGCCCGGCGGACAGCCCGAGTTCGACCTGGGCGGCGAGCACGCCCCCGGCCAGTGTCGCCACGCTCGTCCAGGCCACCAGCAGCGGGACCACGATCGCGAGCGCCAGCACGCGCGGCAGCACGAGCCGCAGGCCGTGCGCGATGCCCAGCACCGTCATCGCGTCCAGTTCCTGATTGAGCCGCATCACGCCGATCTGCGCCGTGATCGCCGAGCCAGAACGCCCGGCCACCAGGATCGCCGCGAGCATCGGACCCAGCTCGCGCACGACCGTGATGCCCAGCAGGTTGACGATGAACACGTCGGCACCGAATTGCTGCAACTGCCTGCCGGACAGGTAGCAGAACACGACGCCGACGAGAAAGCCGACCAGCGCGGTGATCGGCAGCGCCTGCGCGCCAGTGCGGAACACCGCTGCGGACAGGTCGCGCCAGGGCAGGCGCGACGGCCGGACGGCCACGCGCGCGAGATCGAGCATGCACTGGCCGGTCAAGGCGACCAGATCGACCGCGTGGGACAGCACCTGCCGGGCCTGAGACTCCTCCGAGGCGGCCCGGTCTTCCGGCGTCGTGGCGGTCTCGCCGCGCGTCGCTGCAGCCGCCGTGAGCCGCGCGAACAGCGCGCGCTGCTCGGGTCGCAGATCGATCCGGGCCGGCAGACGCCGCCCCCAGGCGCGCCACAGCAGCACCGCGCCCAGGCTGTCGAGCCGCGCCAGTTCGCGCAGGTCCCAGCCGGCCTGCGGGTGGCGCGCGACCAGACCGTCGAGATCCGCCGCGATTTCCTTCTGGCGCGCCGCCAGCGCCTGGAGGTGCCATCGCCCGCTCAGGCGCACCGCGACCGGCTGCCCCGTGTCCGGTGCCTCTACTCGCCAGGCGGCAGCTCCGTGCCCCTGCTCGACCTGACTGCTGCCCGACACCATCGCCGCCTTTCCGTTCTTTCGACCCCGCGATCATGCCACCCGCGGGCCGCTTGGCTGTCCGGATCGACAGAGAACAGCCTGGGTGGTGATCCCCAGCTGCCGTTCGTGACGCAGTGACGGCGCGTGCGGCGC
Above is a window of Rhodocyclaceae bacterium DNA encoding:
- a CDS encoding ABC transporter permease; its protein translation is MVSGSSQVEQGHGAAAWRVEAPDTGQPVAVRLSGRWHLQALAARQKEIAADLDGLVARHPQAGWDLRELARLDSLGAVLLWRAWGRRLPARIDLRPEQRALFARLTAAAATRGETATTPEDRAASEESQARQVLSHAVDLVALTGQCMLDLARVAVRPSRLPWRDLSAAVFRTGAQALPITALVGFLVGVVFCYLSGRQLQQFGADVFIVNLLGITVVRELGPMLAAILVAGRSGSAITAQIGVMRLNQELDAMTVLGIAHGLRLVLPRVLALAIVVPLLVAWTSVATLAGGVLAAQVELGLSAGQFIERLRVTLPLLNVGIGLLKGVVFGVLVAIVACHFGLRTRPDTASLGRSVTASVVISITVVILADAVFAVAFSGMGLRR